One Bosea sp. 124 genomic window, ATGGTCGGCTTGTCCAGCGTCTCGATCCGGCGAAAGACCGCGTGCAGCCGCTCGCCGAGTTCGAGGTAGTGCGGCAGGCCCTGCCGGCTGTCGAGATCGGCGATGTCCCCGCCCGCGACGAAGGCGCGCTCGCCTGCGCCGGTGAAGACGACGACCCGCACCGCCTCATCCGACGCCGCGCGTGCCACCGCTTCGTCCAGGGCAGCCAGTGTTGCCATGTCGAGCGCGTTGAGGGTCGCGGGGCGGTTGATCGTGATCAGCGCCACGGCGTTGCGGCGTTCGTAGAGGATGGCGTCCGATTTTTCGGCTGTTCCAGACATGACGGTTCCTTCAGGCCAGCGTACGGCGCACGGCGGCGGCGACGCGCTCCGGGGAGGGGAGGTAGGCCGTCTCCAGCCCCTTGGAGAACGGCACCGGCATGAACGGCGCGGCGACGCGCAGGATCGGGCCATCGAGCTCGTCGAAGCCGATATCGGCCATGCGGGCGACGATCTCCGCGCCGACGCCGAAAGCCTCGACGGCTTCGTGCACGACGACGAGATGGTGCGTGCGCGAGAGCGAGGCGAGCACGGTCTCTTCATCCCAGGGCTGGATGCTGCGCAGATCGACGACCTCGGCCTCAATGCCTTCCCCGGCGAGCTGCGTCGCAGCCGTCAGCGCGGTGTGGACCGCCGCGCCATAGGCGACGATCGAGACGTCGCGGCCGTGGCGCAGGATGCCTGCCTGTCCGAGCGGGATCACCGGCAGGTCGTCGGGCACCTCGCCCTTCATCGCGTAGAGCGCCTTGTGCTCGATGAAGACGACCGGGTCGGGGTCGGCGATCGCGGCGCGCAGCAGGCCATAGGCGCTGGCGGGGTCCGAGGGGCAGACCACCTTCAGCCCCGGGACATGCGCGAACCAGGCCTCGAGGCATTGCGAATGCTGCGGGCCGGCGCCGAGGCCGCCGCCATGGGGCGTGCGCAGCACCATCGGCACGGAACGCTGGCCGCCGAACATGAAGCGGGCCTTGGCCGCCTGGTTCACCAGTGCGTCCATCACCAGCGTGGTGAAGTCCATGAACATGATCT contains:
- a CDS encoding alpha-ketoacid dehydrogenase subunit beta, with the translated sequence MAEMRYLRAINQALADAMAADPSVILIGEDVSEAGGAFGASRGLRERFGAERVIDTPISEAALAGAAVGAALSGLRPVAEIMFMDFTTLVMDALVNQAAKARFMFGGQRSVPMVLRTPHGGGLGAGPQHSQCLEAWFAHVPGLKVVCPSDPASAYGLLRAAIADPDPVVFIEHKALYAMKGEVPDDLPVIPLGQAGILRHGRDVSIVAYGAAVHTALTAATQLAGEGIEAEVVDLRSIQPWDEETVLASLSRTHHLVVVHEAVEAFGVGAEIVARMADIGFDELDGPILRVAAPFMPVPFSKGLETAYLPSPERVAAAVRRTLA